Proteins co-encoded in one Candidatus Delongbacteria bacterium genomic window:
- a CDS encoding ParB/RepB/Spo0J family partition protein, which yields MNRSKPLGKGLSALIHKPDAPPPAAAPAGADEGVRVHQLPLELINRNRHQPRRDFEPADLEDLAQSIRVNGVLQPVLVYEDGGLYTLIAGERRWRACQLAGLRSLPAIVRPRPDEAELMRLALLENIQREDLHPLDLAAGFRMLIEEHGMTQEELGQTLGMSRPAVTNLLRLHKLPTVIKVSLKEGKISFGHAKVLLGLAADDEKVRFWQLAVKRDLSVRQLEEAIRQHRESAPKPAVVKPFDILQAEESLSGNLGARVQISPNRNRGQIRIDYSTREELDRLVELLQKSDEA from the coding sequence ATGAATCGGTCCAAACCGCTGGGTAAGGGGCTCTCGGCCCTGATCCACAAGCCGGACGCCCCGCCCCCCGCCGCCGCTCCGGCGGGCGCCGACGAGGGGGTCCGCGTCCACCAGCTGCCGCTGGAGCTGATCAACCGCAACCGCCACCAGCCGCGCCGGGACTTCGAACCCGCCGACCTGGAGGACCTGGCCCAGTCCATCCGGGTCAACGGCGTGCTGCAGCCCGTGCTGGTCTACGAGGACGGCGGCCTCTACACGCTGATCGCCGGCGAACGGCGCTGGCGGGCCTGCCAGCTGGCGGGCCTGCGCAGCCTGCCGGCCATCGTGCGGCCCCGGCCGGACGAGGCGGAACTGATGCGCCTGGCGCTGCTGGAGAACATCCAGCGCGAGGACCTGCATCCGCTGGATCTGGCGGCGGGCTTCCGCATGCTCATCGAGGAGCACGGGATGACCCAGGAGGAGCTGGGCCAGACCCTGGGCATGAGCCGGCCGGCGGTGACCAACCTGCTGCGTCTGCACAAGCTGCCCACGGTGATCAAGGTCAGCCTGAAGGAGGGCAAGATCTCCTTCGGCCACGCCAAGGTGCTGCTGGGCCTGGCCGCCGACGACGAGAAGGTGCGCTTCTGGCAGCTGGCCGTGAAGCGCGATTTGTCCGTGCGCCAACTGGAGGAGGCCATTCGCCAGCACCGCGAATCCGCGCCCAAGCCGGCGGTGGTCAAGCCCTTCGACATCCTCCAGGCGGAGGAGAGCCTGAGCGGCAACCTGGGGGCCCGGGTGCAGATCAGCCCCAACCGCAACCGCGGCCAGATCCGCATCGACTATTCCACCCGTGAGGAGCTGGACCGACTGGTCGAGCTGCTGCAAAAATCGGACGAGGCATGA
- a CDS encoding AAA family ATPase, which yields MADIIAFANQKGGVGKTTTAVNLSACLAVSERRVLLVDMDPQANATSGIGLERDESRPSIYEVLLDPGAVREAISPTQIEGLDVLPSHMRLVGAEVELVAAMGREYRLKKALALLAADYEYILIDCPPSLSLLTVNTLCAADGVIIPIQAEYYALEGLSQLLNTIELVRESLNPRLIVRGVLLTMYDSRLNLCNMVRQEVENHFGDRMYKSIIRRNVKLGEAPSHGKPILLYDAGSPGSQNYIALAQEILDESVQTAG from the coding sequence ATGGCTGACATCATCGCTTTCGCCAATCAAAAGGGCGGGGTGGGCAAGACCACCACCGCCGTGAACCTCTCCGCTTGCCTGGCCGTCTCCGAGCGGCGCGTGCTGCTGGTGGACATGGATCCGCAGGCCAACGCCACCAGTGGCATCGGCCTGGAGCGGGACGAGTCCCGGCCCAGCATCTACGAGGTCCTGCTGGACCCGGGTGCCGTGCGCGAGGCCATCTCCCCCACCCAGATCGAGGGCCTGGACGTCCTGCCCAGCCACATGCGGCTGGTGGGCGCGGAGGTGGAGCTGGTGGCGGCCATGGGCCGCGAGTACCGCCTCAAGAAGGCCCTGGCCCTGCTGGCCGCGGACTACGAGTACATCCTGATCGACTGCCCGCCCTCCTTGAGTCTGTTGACCGTCAACACACTGTGCGCGGCGGACGGGGTGATCATCCCCATCCAGGCCGAGTACTACGCCCTGGAGGGCCTCTCCCAGCTGCTCAACACCATCGAGCTGGTGCGGGAGAGCCTCAACCCCAGGCTCATCGTGCGCGGCGTGCTGCTGACCATGTACGACAGCCGGCTCAACCTCTGCAACATGGTGCGCCAGGAGGTGGAGAACCACTTCGGCGACCGCATGTACAAGAGCATCATCCGGCGCAACGTCAAGCTGGGCGAGGCGCCCAGCCACGGGAAGCCCATCCTGCTGTACGACGCCGGCAGCCCGGGCAGCCAGAACTACATCGCCCTGGCCCAGGAGATCCTCGATGAATCGGTCCAAACCGCTGGGTAA
- a CDS encoding T9SS type A sorting domain-containing protein, translating into MNRLNLHLVLAGGLLAVSAPSSWAVEVFTLRSGNGPAGGYDTQLTYLAGPAEAEFGVPLVPAQFTAAQGGPPAGILPAVISVWIPSLPADPLAQWVNDTLDPYSGSTCLYAINFEVHASCVRSASLDFHFASDNWIGESWALVNEGLYLNGTALPGTIGGNYGAQTDLLGLNVSGLVLPGVNTLYILSSDVGGPSGLIFSGTVTVEGCDGTVGAQEQTASFELGAAYPNPFNPVTTLPFVMAETGQAELVVHNLTGQRVAILFQGLAERGTHEVSFDGAALPSGLYLYTLTTEQGSQTRKLVLSK; encoded by the coding sequence ATGAACCGCTTGAACTTGCATCTCGTCCTGGCCGGCGGCCTGCTGGCCGTCAGCGCCCCGTCCTCGTGGGCCGTGGAAGTCTTCACCCTGCGCAGCGGCAACGGCCCCGCCGGCGGCTACGATACCCAGCTCACCTATCTGGCTGGACCGGCGGAGGCCGAGTTCGGCGTGCCCCTGGTGCCGGCCCAGTTCACCGCGGCCCAGGGCGGTCCCCCGGCCGGCATCCTGCCCGCCGTCATCAGCGTCTGGATTCCCTCCCTCCCGGCCGATCCGCTGGCCCAGTGGGTCAACGACACCCTGGATCCCTACAGCGGCAGCACCTGCCTCTACGCCATCAACTTCGAAGTCCATGCCTCCTGTGTCCGCTCGGCCAGCCTCGACTTCCACTTCGCCTCGGACAACTGGATCGGCGAGTCCTGGGCCCTGGTCAACGAGGGCCTCTACCTCAATGGCACGGCGCTCCCCGGCACCATCGGCGGCAACTACGGCGCCCAGACCGACCTGCTGGGCTTGAATGTCAGCGGGCTGGTGCTGCCCGGCGTGAACACGCTCTATATCCTGTCCAGCGACGTGGGCGGCCCGAGCGGGCTGATCTTCAGCGGGACGGTCACGGTGGAGGGCTGCGACGGCACGGTGGGCGCCCAGGAGCAGACGGCGTCCTTCGAACTGGGCGCGGCCTATCCCAATCCCTTCAACCCCGTCACCACCCTGCCCTTCGTCATGGCCGAGACGGGCCAGGCGGAGCTGGTCGTCCACAATCTGACGGGTCAGCGCGTGGCCATCCTGTTCCAGGGCCTGGCCGAGCGCGGCACCCACGAGGTGTCCTTCGACGGCGCGGCCCTGCCCAGCGGACTCTACCTCTACACGCTGACCACGGAGCAGGGCAGCCAGACGCGCAAGCTGGTGCTCAGCAAGTAA
- a CDS encoding biotin/lipoyl-containing protein, whose amino-acid sequence MARTYKLRLQGNSYDVKILRHDDESARLLVNGSEYSVEILREEGQASKTPRLERTRVIPETLAKPQVTEKPGAAIGVGLVKSPLPGIVLKLHVRVGDKVQAGQSIMVMEAMKMENEIRCAISGTVQELRVKEGDSVLESDVLAVIQQA is encoded by the coding sequence ATGGCACGCACCTACAAACTCCGTCTGCAGGGCAATTCCTACGACGTGAAGATCCTGCGCCACGACGACGAGAGCGCCCGACTGCTGGTCAACGGCTCCGAATACAGCGTGGAGATCCTGCGGGAAGAAGGCCAGGCCAGCAAGACGCCGCGCCTGGAGCGCACGCGGGTGATCCCGGAGACCCTGGCCAAGCCCCAGGTCACGGAAAAGCCCGGCGCCGCCATCGGCGTGGGCCTGGTGAAGTCGCCCCTGCCGGGCATCGTCCTCAAGCTGCACGTGCGGGTGGGGGACAAGGTCCAGGCGGGCCAGTCCATCATGGTCATGGAGGCCATGAAAATGGAGAACGAGATTCGCTGCGCCATCAGCGGCACTGTCCAGGAGCTGCGGGTGAAGGAAGGCGACTCGGTGCTGGAGAGCGACGTGCTGGCGGTGATTCAACAGGCCTAG
- a CDS encoding T9SS type A sorting domain-containing protein, with the protein MKLALNLYLLLGCTLAALATDEAARKQELLPESTSRAYLSSSNGIVTVNVSDAGSSYEGRFTIGTAAGERLLYGHNDADPVTSYTRLKVDGVVYGQGPSMSGTYDAPLTLLAGPAAVGAAIVTQYGAGGVTLIQTVTPTVVAGSGTVRIEYDILGDATYHEVSLLLEMDTMVDANDAAPLSTSYGYTAVETCFETGTVPNIWQAFEVGPTQGPDDLVGCGILSGFGATLPDRAAFGQWGSFYNAAFNYVCSGLPYGDSGCLLWWEAGVLQPFQTRHYQTYYGTCDVQVVPGELSLNLGGNTALSCDNGELTPNPFDVNLLVTNTGGDVCHDVHAVLTAGAGLIGGGPVFIGDLAPGQTGAASFSLTALGNPCDRSIPFLIEVMSADCPPNSVTGEVYVPCCEVVGAEEQALAFGLGAAYPNPFNPVTTLSFTLETTGQVELVVHNLAGEQVATLWNGPAERGLHEVQFDASALPSGLYLYTLSTEQGRQTRRMLLTK; encoded by the coding sequence ATGAAACTCGCACTCAACCTGTACCTGCTGCTGGGTTGCACCCTGGCGGCACTGGCCACCGACGAAGCCGCGCGCAAGCAAGAGCTGCTGCCCGAGTCCACCTCGCGCGCCTATCTCTCCTCCAGCAACGGCATCGTGACCGTCAACGTCAGCGATGCGGGCAGCAGTTACGAGGGCCGCTTCACCATCGGCACCGCGGCCGGCGAACGCCTGCTCTACGGCCACAACGACGCCGACCCGGTCACCAGTTACACGCGCCTGAAGGTGGACGGCGTGGTCTACGGCCAGGGCCCCTCCATGAGTGGCACCTACGATGCGCCGCTGACGCTGCTGGCGGGACCCGCGGCCGTGGGAGCGGCCATCGTCACCCAGTACGGCGCGGGCGGAGTCACCCTGATCCAGACCGTCACCCCCACGGTGGTGGCCGGCTCGGGTACCGTGCGCATCGAGTACGACATCCTGGGCGACGCCACGTATCACGAAGTGAGCCTGCTGCTGGAGATGGACACCATGGTGGACGCCAACGACGCGGCGCCCCTGTCCACCAGCTACGGCTACACGGCGGTGGAGACCTGCTTCGAGACCGGCACGGTGCCCAACATCTGGCAGGCCTTCGAAGTGGGCCCGACCCAGGGACCCGATGACCTGGTGGGCTGCGGCATCCTGAGCGGTTTCGGCGCCACCCTGCCGGACCGCGCGGCCTTCGGCCAGTGGGGTTCCTTCTACAACGCCGCCTTCAACTACGTCTGCAGCGGCCTGCCCTACGGCGACAGCGGCTGCCTGCTCTGGTGGGAGGCGGGCGTCCTGCAGCCCTTCCAGACCCGCCACTACCAGACCTACTACGGCACCTGCGACGTGCAGGTGGTGCCGGGCGAGCTCTCCCTCAACCTGGGCGGCAACACGGCCCTCTCCTGCGACAACGGCGAGCTGACGCCCAATCCCTTCGACGTGAACCTGCTGGTCACCAACACGGGCGGCGACGTGTGTCACGACGTGCATGCCGTGCTCACCGCGGGTGCGGGCCTGATCGGCGGCGGCCCCGTGTTCATCGGCGACCTGGCCCCGGGCCAGACGGGCGCCGCATCCTTCTCGCTGACGGCCTTGGGCAATCCCTGCGACCGCAGCATTCCCTTCCTGATCGAGGTGATGTCCGCCGACTGCCCGCCCAACTCCGTCACGGGCGAAGTCTACGTGCCCTGCTGCGAGGTGGTGGGCGCCGAGGAGCAGGCGCTGGCCTTCGGCCTGGGCGCGGCCTACCCCAATCCCTTCAACCCGGTCACCACGCTCTCCTTCACGCTGGAGACCACCGGACAGGTGGAGCTGGTCGTGCACAACTTGGCCGGCGAGCAGGTGGCCACCCTCTGGAACGGTCCGGCGGAGCGCGGCCTGCACGAGGTGCAGTTCGACGCCTCGGCCCTGCCCAGCGGCTTGTACCTCTACACGCTGAGCACCGAGCAGGGTCGCCAGACGCGCCGGATGCTGCTCACCAAGTAA
- a CDS encoding sodium ion-translocating decarboxylase subunit beta, translating into METILEFWSFTGFANGILGNYLMIAVGLLYIWLAVYKDFEPLLLVPIGFGIVIGNIPFLPGDGIGIYESGSVLNMLYQGVSKGIYPPLIFLGIGAMTDFSALISNPKLVLLGAAAQLGIFATFFAALHFGFDFKEAAAIGIIGGADGPTAIFSASRMAPHLLGAIAIAAYSYMALVPVIQPPVMRLLTSKAERCIHMKPSRAVSKREKVLFPIFGFIVTCFLAPAALVLLGMLFFGNLLKESGVTARLATTARTSLIDIVTILLGMCVGASTQAQTFLTPKSIGIFFLGAASFVVATAGGVGFAKLMNLFLSKEDRVNPLIGAAGVSAVPIAAHVAHKVGQDADPTNYLLMHAMGPNVAGVIGSAIAAGVMLAMFG; encoded by the coding sequence ATGGAAACGATACTGGAGTTCTGGAGCTTCACGGGCTTCGCCAACGGCATCCTGGGCAACTACCTGATGATCGCCGTGGGCCTGCTCTACATCTGGCTGGCCGTCTACAAGGACTTTGAACCGCTGCTGCTGGTGCCCATCGGCTTCGGCATCGTCATCGGCAACATCCCCTTCCTGCCCGGGGACGGCATCGGCATCTACGAGAGCGGCAGCGTGCTGAACATGTTGTACCAGGGCGTCAGCAAGGGCATTTATCCGCCGCTGATCTTCCTGGGCATCGGCGCCATGACCGACTTCAGCGCGCTGATCTCGAATCCCAAGCTCGTGCTGCTGGGCGCGGCCGCGCAGCTGGGCATCTTCGCCACCTTCTTCGCCGCGCTGCACTTCGGCTTCGATTTCAAGGAGGCCGCCGCCATCGGGATCATCGGCGGCGCCGACGGTCCCACGGCCATTTTCTCCGCCAGTCGGATGGCCCCGCATCTGCTGGGGGCCATCGCCATCGCGGCCTACAGCTACATGGCGCTGGTGCCGGTGATCCAACCACCGGTGATGCGCCTGCTCACCAGCAAGGCCGAGCGCTGCATCCACATGAAGCCCAGCCGGGCGGTGAGCAAGCGCGAAAAAGTGCTCTTCCCGATTTTCGGCTTCATCGTCACCTGTTTCCTGGCGCCGGCGGCGCTGGTGCTGCTGGGCATGCTCTTCTTTGGCAACCTGCTGAAAGAGAGCGGCGTCACGGCGCGCCTGGCCACCACGGCCCGCACCTCGCTGATCGACATCGTGACCATCCTGCTGGGCATGTGCGTGGGCGCCTCCACCCAGGCTCAGACCTTTCTGACGCCCAAATCCATCGGGATCTTTTTCCTGGGGGCCGCCAGCTTCGTGGTGGCCACGGCGGGCGGCGTGGGCTTTGCGAAGCTCATGAACCTGTTCCTCAGCAAGGAGGATCGGGTGAACCCGCTGATCGGCGCCGCCGGCGTGAGCGCGGTACCCATCGCCGCCCACGTGGCGCACAAGGTGGGGCAGGACGCCGATCCCACGAACTACCTGCTGATGCATGCCATGGGGCCCAACGTGGCGGGCGTGATCGGCTCCGCCATTGCGGCAGGTGTGATGCTGGCCATGTTTGGTTGA
- a CDS encoding HD domain-containing phosphohydrolase, producing the protein MSQLRQLSVTELQVGQYIILPPPWHKHPFLRSRFRLEDLHDVEELARAGILRVTVDEGRSRVAPVPPAAPAARRVEPPPPARWNQEELVTPALRELIHDPYLSAPAKARLLHAATADMLGRLMRQPSLERVQEFKQGLTELVDQVLSNDALASGLLRLTAHDVYTWGHSVNVGLLSLLLARNHYRHSDAHDLHELAAGFFLHDIGKVFVNPALLNKRGRFTEAERLEMRAHPALGLQLVQESGSLDPAVASIVGQHHERVGGGGYPHGLEGGEIHPYAQICALADVYDALTSVRSYKTSLGAFEALRVIRREMVTDLNFPLFEGLVRLLYE; encoded by the coding sequence ATGTCCCAGCTGCGCCAGCTGTCCGTGACGGAGCTTCAGGTGGGGCAGTACATCATCCTGCCCCCGCCCTGGCACAAGCACCCCTTCCTGCGCAGCCGCTTCCGCCTGGAGGACCTGCACGACGTGGAGGAACTGGCCCGGGCCGGCATTCTGCGCGTCACCGTGGACGAAGGGCGCAGCCGCGTGGCGCCCGTTCCGCCCGCCGCCCCGGCGGCCCGGCGCGTGGAGCCGCCGCCCCCCGCCCGCTGGAACCAGGAGGAGCTGGTGACGCCCGCCCTGCGGGAGTTGATCCACGATCCGTACCTGAGTGCGCCGGCCAAGGCCCGGCTTCTGCACGCGGCCACCGCGGACATGCTGGGCCGGCTCATGCGTCAGCCCTCGCTGGAGCGCGTGCAGGAGTTCAAGCAGGGGTTGACGGAGCTGGTGGACCAGGTGCTGAGCAACGACGCCCTGGCCAGCGGACTGCTGCGTCTCACGGCCCACGACGTCTACACCTGGGGCCACTCGGTCAACGTGGGCCTGCTTTCGTTGCTGCTGGCCCGCAACCACTATCGCCACTCCGACGCCCACGACCTGCACGAGCTGGCCGCGGGCTTCTTCCTCCACGACATCGGCAAGGTTTTCGTCAATCCCGCCCTGCTCAACAAGCGCGGGCGTTTCACGGAGGCCGAGCGCCTGGAGATGCGCGCCCATCCCGCTCTGGGCCTGCAGCTGGTGCAGGAGAGCGGCAGCCTGGACCCGGCCGTGGCCTCCATCGTGGGCCAGCACCACGAGCGCGTGGGGGGCGGCGGCTATCCGCACGGCCTGGAGGGCGGCGAGATCCATCCCTATGCCCAGATCTGCGCCCTTGCGGACGTCTACGACGCCCTCACCAGCGTGCGCTCCTACAAGACCAGCCTGGGCGCCTTCGAAGCCCTGCGGGTCATCCGGCGTGAGATGGTGACAGACCTGAACTTCCCGCTCTTCGAAGGGCTGGTGCGCCTGCTCTACGAGTAG
- a CDS encoding putative sugar nucleotidyl transferase: MRLILFEDPQARAFYPLTEMRPVWELRTGLGTLRQRIEWRLGLKAEGGLCRGPLQKVAARLGLPQPELEEGEDILMVNGRLLELNAEAVLGLEPGTGMLLDDVLLAARLDAAELADLDGGGPELDVVEAPAGMRLAEHLWELIHELPAAAAADFPYLEARLQAEGRTAPPESVDLSVRLIGSERIHIEAGATIAPYCVLDASKGPIVIESGVSLAPFCVVEGPAFIGENSRLKPGTRLLGGTHLGPVSRVAGEVAESILQGYANKQHDGFLGHAYLGEWTNLGADTNNSDLKNNYGQVSVQMLGRQVETGERYVGLLMGDHSKCGINTMFNTGTVVGVFANIWGGGFPPKEVPPFSWGGPQDGITPYELEKAIATAHIVKGRRERNLGRCEEDLIRHLHRQYQDEFAPAFGEPVAPRSAGRKTKTVKAEPKK, from the coding sequence ATGAGACTGATCCTCTTCGAAGACCCGCAGGCGCGGGCCTTTTATCCGTTGACGGAGATGCGTCCCGTCTGGGAGTTGCGCACGGGGCTGGGCACGCTGCGCCAGCGCATCGAGTGGCGCCTGGGTCTCAAGGCCGAGGGCGGCCTGTGCCGCGGACCGCTGCAGAAGGTGGCTGCGCGGCTGGGGCTGCCCCAGCCCGAGCTGGAGGAGGGCGAGGACATCCTGATGGTCAACGGCCGGCTGCTGGAGCTGAATGCCGAGGCCGTGCTCGGGCTGGAACCCGGCACGGGCATGCTGCTGGACGACGTGCTGCTGGCCGCCCGGCTGGATGCCGCGGAGCTGGCGGACCTGGACGGTGGCGGACCGGAGCTGGACGTGGTGGAGGCCCCGGCGGGCATGCGGCTGGCCGAGCACCTCTGGGAGCTGATCCATGAACTGCCGGCGGCGGCAGCGGCGGATTTCCCCTACCTGGAAGCCCGCCTGCAGGCCGAGGGCCGCACGGCCCCGCCGGAGAGCGTGGACCTGAGCGTGCGCCTGATCGGCAGCGAGCGCATCCACATCGAGGCCGGGGCGACCATCGCGCCTTACTGCGTGCTGGACGCGAGCAAGGGTCCCATCGTCATCGAGAGCGGCGTCAGCCTGGCCCCCTTCTGCGTGGTGGAAGGCCCGGCCTTCATCGGCGAGAATTCGCGCCTGAAGCCCGGCACGCGCCTGCTGGGCGGCACGCACTTGGGCCCGGTCAGCCGCGTGGCCGGCGAAGTGGCGGAGTCCATCCTGCAGGGCTACGCCAACAAGCAGCACGACGGCTTCTTGGGCCACGCCTACCTGGGCGAGTGGACCAACTTGGGCGCGGACACCAACAACAGCGACCTGAAGAACAACTACGGCCAGGTCAGCGTGCAGATGCTGGGCCGCCAGGTGGAGACGGGCGAGCGCTACGTGGGCCTGCTGATGGGCGACCACTCCAAGTGCGGCATCAACACGATGTTCAACACGGGCACCGTGGTGGGCGTGTTCGCCAACATCTGGGGCGGCGGCTTTCCCCCCAAGGAAGTGCCGCCCTTCAGCTGGGGCGGTCCCCAGGACGGGATCACGCCCTACGAGCTGGAGAAGGCCATCGCCACGGCCCACATCGTCAAGGGGCGGCGGGAGCGCAACCTGGGCCGCTGCGAGGAGGATCTGATCCGCCACCTCCACCGGCAGTACCAGGACGAGTTCGCTCCTGCGTTCGGGGAACCCGTTGCACCACGAAGCGCGGGAAGGAAGACGAAGACCGTGAAGGCGGAGCCGAAGAAATAG
- the dmeF gene encoding CDF family Co(II)/Ni(II) efflux transporter DmeF, which translates to MHGPSLQHLRHEHRYHVDQSRARRRTFQVILLSAAMMVGEILVGSWTGSMALLADGWHMATHVAAFGIALAAYRFAERHADDPRFTFGTGKVGVLGGFASAVALAAAALMMALESILRLADPRQIHYSEALWVAALGLAVNLLSGWMLHTAEDAAPDHSHDHHHDHGHAHSHAHGKDHNLRAATLHVAADALTSLLAIGALLLARGRGWVWLDPLMGLAGAGLILRWSIGLLRETGEILLDGGVSPDLREAVRARIEADGDTRLADLHLWRVGPEQLSAVLSVVADQPRSPAEYKARLDGLSRLAHVVVEVNPCPQGDCHLDDRE; encoded by the coding sequence ATGCACGGACCGTCCCTGCAGCACCTGCGTCACGAGCATCGCTACCACGTGGACCAGAGCCGGGCCCGGCGCCGGACCTTCCAGGTCATCCTGCTCTCGGCCGCCATGATGGTGGGCGAGATCCTGGTGGGCAGCTGGACGGGCAGCATGGCCCTGCTGGCGGACGGCTGGCACATGGCCACACACGTGGCGGCCTTCGGGATCGCGCTGGCCGCCTACCGCTTCGCCGAGCGGCACGCCGACGATCCGCGCTTCACCTTCGGCACGGGCAAGGTGGGCGTGCTGGGCGGCTTCGCCAGCGCCGTGGCCCTGGCCGCGGCGGCGCTGATGATGGCGCTGGAGTCCATCCTGCGGCTGGCCGATCCCCGGCAGATCCACTACAGCGAAGCCCTCTGGGTGGCCGCGCTGGGGCTGGCCGTGAACCTGCTCAGCGGCTGGATGCTGCACACGGCGGAGGACGCCGCGCCCGACCACTCCCACGATCACCATCACGATCACGGGCACGCCCATTCCCACGCCCACGGGAAGGACCACAACCTGCGGGCGGCGACCCTGCACGTGGCCGCCGACGCCCTCACCTCGCTCTTGGCCATCGGCGCCCTGTTGCTGGCCCGCGGCCGGGGTTGGGTCTGGCTGGATCCGCTGATGGGCCTGGCCGGGGCGGGCTTGATCCTGCGCTGGTCCATCGGCCTGCTGCGCGAGACCGGGGAGATCCTGCTGGACGGCGGCGTCTCGCCCGATCTGCGCGAAGCCGTGCGGGCCCGCATCGAGGCGGACGGCGACACGCGCCTGGCGGATCTGCATCTCTGGCGGGTGGGACCCGAGCAGCTCTCCGCCGTGCTTTCGGTGGTGGCCGACCAGCCCCGCAGCCCGGCGGAGTACAAGGCACGCCTGGATGGCTTGAGCCGTCTGGCCCACGTGGTGGTGGAGGTCAATCCCTGCCCGCAAGGGGATTGCCATCTGGATGACCGGGAGTAG
- a CDS encoding T9SS type A sorting domain-containing protein: MNKALLISVLLGGAALAQADYTNEWKAANFPADASRSYLSVSNGAVVVHVNENPDENGGRFTIGTAAGQYLLYGHEYDPGTSWVKLNVDGVESALGIPEAPYVSGDGIVTRWTLGDIRLVQTLTPVLVGGQGTVRIEFDVENLGGVAHDVGVLLQMDTMVNWNDAAPISTSAGYAAIETCFTGLDVPNSWQAFEEGPNQDPSLLVGCGILNGFGATLPDRFAVGRWGNFYGAGFGYECEPVGYGDSAVLLWWSTPNLAPAALDHFQTYYGTCVEYTQPGDLSLSLTGSQGLSCDDGELSPNPFDVNLLVTNTGDLPCTGVMANVTAAGGLTGGGLISIGDLAPDQTVQVGFFLTALDEYCGGYGYFNIEVFSQTCPTNSISRELYIPCCEQVGALDQPVAFGLGANYPNPFNPVTTLSFSMAETGQATLTVHNLAGETVATLWNGPAQRGTHEVVFDGAALPSGLYLYTLTSAQGVQTRKMVLSK; encoded by the coding sequence ATGAACAAGGCCTTGTTGATCTCTGTCCTGCTGGGCGGCGCCGCGCTCGCCCAGGCGGACTACACCAACGAATGGAAAGCCGCGAACTTCCCCGCGGACGCCAGCCGCTCCTACCTCAGCGTCTCCAACGGCGCCGTGGTGGTGCACGTCAATGAGAACCCGGACGAGAATGGCGGGCGCTTCACCATCGGCACCGCCGCCGGCCAGTATCTGCTTTACGGCCACGAGTACGATCCCGGCACCTCCTGGGTCAAGCTGAACGTGGACGGCGTGGAGTCGGCCTTGGGCATTCCGGAGGCCCCGTACGTGAGCGGCGACGGCATCGTCACGCGCTGGACCCTGGGCGACATCCGGCTGGTCCAGACCCTGACCCCGGTCCTCGTGGGCGGCCAGGGCACGGTGCGCATCGAGTTCGACGTGGAAAACCTGGGCGGCGTGGCCCACGACGTGGGTGTCCTGCTGCAGATGGACACCATGGTCAATTGGAACGACGCGGCCCCCATCTCCACCAGCGCCGGCTACGCGGCCATCGAGACCTGCTTCACGGGCCTCGACGTGCCCAACAGCTGGCAGGCCTTCGAGGAAGGCCCGAACCAGGATCCCTCCCTGCTGGTGGGCTGCGGCATCTTGAACGGCTTCGGCGCCACGCTGCCGGACCGTTTCGCCGTGGGCCGCTGGGGCAATTTCTACGGCGCGGGCTTCGGCTATGAGTGCGAGCCCGTCGGCTACGGCGACAGCGCCGTGCTGCTCTGGTGGTCCACGCCCAATCTGGCGCCCGCCGCCCTGGACCACTTCCAGACCTACTACGGCACCTGCGTCGAGTACACCCAGCCCGGCGACCTCAGCCTGAGCCTGACCGGCAGCCAGGGCCTGTCCTGCGACGACGGCGAACTCAGCCCGAACCCCTTCGACGTGAACCTGCTGGTCACCAACACGGGCGACCTGCCTTGCACGGGCGTGATGGCCAACGTGACGGCCGCCGGCGGCCTGACGGGCGGCGGTCTGATCTCCATCGGCGACCTCGCCCCCGACCAGACCGTCCAGGTGGGCTTCTTCCTGACGGCCCTGGACGAGTATTGCGGCGGCTACGGCTATTTCAACATCGAGGTCTTCTCCCAGACCTGCCCGACCAACAGCATCTCCCGCGAGCTCTACATCCCCTGCTGCGAGCAGGTGGGCGCGCTGGACCAGCCCGTGGCCTTCGGCCTGGGCGCCAACTACCCGAACCCCTTCAACCCAGTCACCACGCTCTCCTTCAGCATGGCGGAGACGGGCCAGGCCACGCTGACCGTGCACAACCTGGCCGGCGAGACTGTCGCCACCCTGTGGAACGGACCCGCCCAGCGCGGCACGCATGAAGTGGTCTTCGACGGCGCGGCGCTGCCCAGCGGCCTGTACCTCTACACGCTGACCAGCGCGCAGGGCGTCCAGACCCGCAAAATGGTCCTGTCCAAGTAA